One part of the Fusobacterium pseudoperiodonticum genome encodes these proteins:
- a CDS encoding Na/Pi cotransporter family protein, whose amino-acid sequence MYIKIILQLIGGLGLFLYGMEHMSTSMQKIAGPKLKKILASLTNNRILGILVGIVITALVQSSSVSTVMTVGFVNASLLTLKQALGVILGANIGTTITGWLLVLDIGKYGLPIVGAAAILYMFMKKEKARTNLSAIIGVGLIFFGLQLMSQALSPLKDMPEFIEMFKMFKVDSYFGLLKVTAVGAIITALIQSSAATIGITIALATQGLIDYQAAVALVLGENVGTTVTAFLASLGAKPNAKRAAFAHTLINLIGVLWVTSIFRFYLKFLNNFVDPVHHMGAAIAAAHTIFNISNVIILTPFVGLLDKLLLYIVKDTGEDEQRVTKLASLKMTLPNVIIDQTKIEVSSMVTMIDDVFLKLEESLKEKEKIAKYNEDIVAAEDKLDLYEKEIYDSNFSLLSKSLSKSLIEDTRMNLLACDEYETIGDYQNRIANRLYMLYENSIDLDETRAKMIFKLHSLSVELFNDISRAVKTGEKELYSTGLKKYQELKSYYKEVKREHFSRSENIPARLNTGYLDIINYYKRIADHTYNIIEYVMKI is encoded by the coding sequence ATGTATATAAAAATTATATTACAACTTATCGGTGGTTTAGGTCTATTTTTGTATGGTATGGAACACATGTCAACAAGTATGCAGAAAATAGCAGGTCCAAAGTTAAAAAAGATTTTAGCTTCTTTAACTAATAATAGAATACTAGGTATTTTAGTTGGAATTGTTATAACAGCTTTAGTGCAGTCATCATCTGTTAGTACAGTTATGACAGTTGGTTTTGTAAATGCTTCGCTTTTAACTTTAAAACAAGCATTAGGAGTTATTTTAGGGGCGAATATAGGAACAACTATCACAGGTTGGTTACTAGTTTTAGATATAGGTAAGTATGGACTTCCAATAGTTGGAGCAGCAGCTATCCTATATATGTTTATGAAAAAAGAGAAGGCTAGAACAAATCTAAGTGCAATCATTGGAGTTGGATTAATATTTTTTGGATTACAACTTATGAGCCAAGCTCTTAGCCCTTTAAAAGATATGCCAGAATTCATTGAAATGTTTAAGATGTTTAAGGTTGACTCATACTTTGGTCTACTAAAAGTAACAGCGGTAGGAGCAATTATAACAGCTTTAATTCAATCTTCGGCAGCTACTATAGGTATAACAATAGCACTTGCAACACAGGGGCTAATTGACTATCAAGCAGCAGTTGCCTTAGTTTTAGGAGAAAATGTAGGGACAACAGTAACAGCCTTTCTTGCTTCTTTAGGAGCTAAACCTAATGCAAAAAGAGCAGCTTTTGCCCATACACTTATTAATTTAATAGGAGTTCTTTGGGTAACTTCTATATTTAGATTTTATTTAAAATTTTTAAATAATTTTGTTGATCCTGTACATCATATGGGAGCAGCAATAGCAGCAGCTCATACAATTTTTAATATAAGTAATGTAATAATATTAACACCTTTTGTTGGGCTCTTAGATAAATTACTATTATACATTGTTAAAGATACAGGTGAAGATGAACAAAGAGTAACTAAGCTTGCTTCTTTGAAAATGACTTTACCCAATGTAATCATAGATCAAACAAAAATAGAAGTAAGCTCTATGGTAACTATGATAGATGATGTATTCTTAAAATTGGAAGAATCATTAAAAGAAAAAGAAAAAATTGCTAAATACAATGAAGATATAGTTGCAGCTGAAGATAAACTAGATTTATATGAAAAAGAAATTTATGATTCAAATTTCTCATTATTAAGTAAATCTTTGAGTAAATCTTTAATTGAAGATACTAGAATGAACTTATTAGCTTGTGATGAGTATGAAACTATTGGTGATTATCAAAATAGAATAGCAAATAGACTATACATGCTTTATGAAAACTCTATTGACCTTGATGAAACTAGAGCCAAGATGATATTCAAGCTTCATTCTCTTTCTGTTGAACTATTTAATGATATAAGTAGAGCAGTAAAAACAGGAGAAAAAGAACTATATTCAACAGGTTTAAAAAAATATCAAGAGTTGAAATCTTACTATAAAGAAGTAAAAAGAGAGCATTTCTCTAGATCTGAGAATATACCTGCAAGATTGAATACAGGTTACCTAGATATCATCAATTACTATAAGAGAATAGCAGACCATACTTATAATATTATTGAGTATGTTATGAAAATATAA
- a CDS encoding DUF2156 domain-containing protein: MWKKLTIESKNTIEEYTKNRFEICDLSFSNLFLWSFGENTEYEIENDVLTIRSEYMGEVYYYMPIPKNDTPENIAAMKEKIKKIIEENVPIHYFTEYWYEKLKDDFNLQEKRDYEDYIYSYESLSTLKGRHYAKKKNRVANFRKNYEYTYESISKDNVGEVIAFQEKWYKLHSEFGGEILKNENEGIMQLLKNYDSLDIKGGFLKVNNQIIAYSLGEALNDKMVLVHTEKALIDYIGSYQAINMIYLQEEWQGYELVNREDDFGDEGLREAKMSYKPLYLLKKYSIEKNV, translated from the coding sequence ATGTGGAAAAAATTAACAATAGAGTCCAAAAACACTATTGAGGAATACACAAAAAATAGGTTTGAAATCTGTGATTTAAGTTTTTCTAATCTTTTCTTATGGAGCTTTGGGGAAAACACAGAATATGAAATAGAAAATGATGTTTTGACTATCAGAAGTGAGTATATGGGTGAGGTATATTACTATATGCCTATTCCTAAAAATGATACTCCTGAAAATATAGCTGCTATGAAAGAAAAAATAAAAAAAATCATAGAGGAAAATGTACCTATTCACTACTTTACAGAATATTGGTATGAAAAATTAAAAGATGATTTTAATTTACAAGAGAAAAGAGATTATGAGGACTATATTTATTCTTACGAAAGTCTATCAACTTTAAAGGGTAGACACTATGCTAAGAAAAAGAATAGAGTAGCTAATTTTAGAAAAAATTATGAATACACTTATGAAAGTATAAGTAAGGATAATGTAGGAGAAGTAATTGCTTTTCAAGAAAAATGGTATAAACTTCATTCAGAGTTTGGCGGAGAAATTCTAAAAAATGAAAATGAAGGAATAATGCAACTTTTAAAAAATTATGATAGTTTAGATATCAAAGGTGGTTTTTTAAAAGTTAATAATCAAATTATTGCCTATAGTCTAGGAGAAGCATTGAACGATAAAATGGTATTAGTTCATACTGAAAAAGCTTTAATTGACTATATAGGAAGTTATCAAGCAATAAATATGATATATTTACAAGAAGAATGGCAAGGCTATGAATTGGTAAATAGAGAAGATGATTTTGGTGATGAAGGATTAAGAGAAGCAAAAATGTCATACAAACCCCTTTATCTGTTAAAAAAATATAGCATAGAAAAGAATGTGTAA